Proteins encoded in a region of the Planococcus citri chromosome 1, ihPlaCitr1.1, whole genome shotgun sequence genome:
- the LOC135831597 gene encoding E3 ubiquitin-protein ligase Ubr3-like isoform X3, producing MNAMEPPNLVQQIMDRGKKGAADYLKNCRSPELIYEVLDQFLNPDVLINNEESIDWIKWLMAGGKTPDEFTNLVKKYNKATTCGLVWTANFIAYRCRTCGISPCMSLCAECFQRGHHENHDFNMFRSQAGGACDCGDTSVMRSSGFCDKHGANDESECMQPPPDLMYIAEHITPRIFFKLILYLRNIGREAHPNNNDAHNSFDADNFLTMLSELSSMGSAMRRVLTKALINPQEYKKLTQGWAKDDSKFAAYMATSQKLYEEALASLGNPDPPAQFEDCPGLQKELKHNTFLEELVFWTVKYEFPQKVVCFLLNMLPDIKYKEALTEAFVVHYSRIAMILEKTTDSDMLSNRIVHVSVQLFSNENLAVRMTKEFCLLQVMVVSLKNMMSKILISRTLNARNISFSNRDPPMVVDCSLSVMKDHCYWPLVSDLNNVLSHRPVAVQFMSNDTLTNMWFSFLSYFQGMNVNLREQSQHIEFEPNTYYAAFSAELEASAYPMWALLSHLNNTNTVILTKKMLNNCLTALEEWTEIGNVADAFGENLVSFHIPLHRYLATFICQAVNVQQIPLSEVLPRNSLIASIIRHPLRVQVAFYEIVNGLWVRNGLQIKGQAMTYIQCNFCSSMVDADLYLLQILSTQLRAVDFMLDVVEKFHIRDWLSFFNGVDGSNSSTDSDNDTPMLESFLQFIATLCSNRTNLGVSYYEFGGSKYPILTRLEMVTLLCVADKPHSQLMELMPERCGTGQLRDFDAILEQVADYKAPIFEASGNMQQGLYIPKACVWEKLYDPIHVLLRAVQRKDFQNSMDRFTEFVKQNNLLPVGTVPWPPYRIPAKCNPAYEDPRRILETRVFHSVVWIILYKAVHMRNVSEHVMSLAVYLLEMALSISPPASSNFSQVCSQNTTNWLDVTNLDLATWFLSDWLSANLRTTIRYVVLPPSDIHSDIQHCFDHSAELEWNPYPEAYELSSASQSPLRRLLEETMSSDSEIDQSTASTSLVSSNVNESAIALPSSSHPYGMSYDLELARSAVAVASAYSVPQVRGIQESQPSSSSASSLASDLIPDIQRYLLPVLNRNSGALLQSRKSAVAISTTSSSSNSDSKIFNANESIISLLLKLHSHLSGHTDSFNPEKANSDNLDCRIGDGPAFIGKVLKRIMLLDDHCREEVLQCRQRLWPQRPFKDDGDKKDLEDKEKERKRIARERQKKLIETFAHQRDEFQKKNIDATGEDKMDWEGSDEPQEVVQKEYHCVICGQSSPSKEDKPMGLVVLVQATSILGHKKKINERPVLPVCDKDRANSSLRETLASDFEKKVEELNREFDTCSWWQSVNLGWEGGIHVQTCGHHLHLECLTSYLQSLRNQQRVVVDRFELKKGEYLCPLCRQLANSVLPMPPDVGENAAVSSRTDHIPTIISDIGNLMIDIEHSSHLQCSSNSSSALTEAIKKSMGDMTNCTYPKFVQRCDPQQVSTFFLFVTSIARTNLEIDIVQRGGSLLKPEEHSSTRESSSSLIPKRSCLMPLLHVLATHARLLAHPPVWETWQQLTGVVFKEHTSLTLNSDHRSVPLLLRDPAALLTQFVLLLPLNMDQMYFTGIVKLLYNLLYFQVMAQLSCHLKESERNYFRATELDMAAGILMKEFSLDHAMKLTIESMDAVHLYLEDGNLTNIEEPARKTLELQIQELCLPFLRVASVLRHHMYNEPLPGVLVEADEFVRLVYYLELVSCGMDRSKFNSAVVFTWPSENLNFVNFWFDQFSHYVSQNQVWARNFLSELHISWKQPRLLKLPRKYEVIFQYYHQKPCSYCQQVPQKGTVCLVCGTLVCFKQSCCRRERINETIQHSIDCGAGTAMFLVITSSSVIVVRGKRACIWGSVYLDVFGEEDNELKRGKPLFLSEERYNLLEQQWLSHRFDHTSKKWIMHRDGL from the exons ATGAACGCGATGGAACCTCCGAACTTGGTCCAACAAATCATGGACCGAGGGAAAAAAGGAGCTGCTGATTATCTGAAAAATTGTCGTTCACCCGAGCTTATATACGAAGTTTTAGACCAATTTCTGAATCCCGATGTTTTGATCAACAACGAAGAGTCTATCGACTGGATCAAATGGCTTATGGCTGGAGGTAAAACTCCAGATGAGTTTACCAACTTGG tcaaaaagtACAACAAAGCTACCACTTGCGGATTAGTGTGGACAGCGAATTTCATTGCTTATCGATGCAGGACATGTGGCATATCACCTTGCATGTCTTTGTGCGCCGAGTGTTTTCAAAGAGGTCATCATGAAAATCACGACTTCAATATGTTCCGAAGTCAAGCTGGTGGAGCCTGCGATTGCGGTGACACATCAGTTATGCGTTCTTCTGG ATTCTGTGATAAACATGGTGCTAATGATGAATCAGAATGTATGCAACCTCCGCCTGATCTAATGTATATCGCGGAGCATATTACCCCAagaatctttttcaaattaattttatacttGAGAAATATAGG ACGTGAAGCACATCCAAATAATAACGATGCTCATAACAGTTTTGACGCCGATAATTTTTTAACCATGTTAAGTGAATTAAGTAGTATGGGATCTGCGATGAGAAGGGTATTAACAAAAGCATTAATCAATCCTCAG GAGTATAAGAAATTAACGCAAGGATGGGCGAAAGATGATTCTAAATTCGCCGCTTATATGGCTACTAGTCAAAAATTGTACGAAGAAGCATTAGCATCTTTAGGAAATCCAGATCCTCCGGCTCAATTTGAAG ACTGTCCTGGATTACAAAAAGAATTGAAGCATAATACATTTCTAGAAGAATTAGTATTTTGGACTGTGAAATATGAATTCCCGCAAaaagttgtttgttttttattgaaCATGTTGCCGGATATTAAATATAAG GAAGCGTTAACGGAAGCATTTGTCGTCCATTATAGTCGAATAGCGATGATCTTGGAAAAAACAACGGATTCGGATATGTTATCGAATCGTATCGTTCACGTTAGTGTGCAATTATTCTCAAATGAAAATCTAGCCGTCCGTATGACGAAAGAATTCTGCCTTTTACAAGTTATGGTTGTCAgcttgaaaaatatgatgagCAAAATACTGATTTCAAGAACTTTAAATG CTCGAAATATTTCGTTTAGTAACAGAGATCCTCCAATGGTGGTGGATTGCAGTTTGTCAGTAATGAAAGATCATTGTTACTGGCCTCTAGTTTCCGATCTAAATAACGTATTATCTCATCGGCCGGTCGCTGTTCAGTTCATGAGTAACGATACGCTGACTAATATGTGGTTCTCGTTTTTATCGTATTTTCAAG GCATGAATGTGAATCTACGAGAACAGAGTCAGCATATTGAATTCGAACCGAATACGTATTACGCAGCATTCTCGGCTGAATTAGAGGCTAGCGCGTATCCGATGTGGGCGTTGCTATCCCATCTAAATAACACAAATACAGTGATATTAACgaagaaaatgttgaataattgcTTGACTGCGTTAGAAGAGTGGACTGAAATTGGAAATGTTGCCGATGCTTTCGGCGAAAATTTAGTCTCTTTTCATATTCCGTTGCATCGATATTTAGCCACGTTCATTTGTCAAGCGGTCAACGTGCAGCAAATTCCTTTATCTGAAGTTTTACCCAGGAATAGTTTGATCGCCTCTATTATAAGGCATCCTTTGCGTGTTCAG GTCGCATTTTACGAAATCGTTAACGGATTATGGGTCCGCAATGGATTGCAAATTAAAGGACAAGCGATGACATATATTCAGTGTAATTTTTGTAGCTCGATGGTCGATGCGGATTTGTATTTATTACAAATTCTATCCACTCAATTGCGCGCCGTTGATTTCATGTTAGATGTAGTTGAAAA gttTCATATTAGAGATTGGTTGAGCTTCTTTAACGGTGTCGATGGATCGAATTCGAGTACTGATAGCGATAATGATactcctatgttggaaagcttCCTGCAATTCATCGCCACCTTGTGCAGCAATCGAACCAATTTGG gTGTTTCTTATTACGAATTCGGCGGTTCCAAGTACCCTATTCTTACTCGTTTGGAAATGGTGACTTTATTGTGTGTCGCTGACAAGCCACATAGTCAGTTGATGGAGTTGATGCCAGAACGTTGCGGTACCGGACAGCTGAGAGATTTTGATGCAATTCTTGAGCAA GTGGCTGATTACAAAGCGCCGATTTTTGAAGCCAGTGGAAACATGCAACAAGGTTTATACATCCCAAAAGCTtgtgtttgggaaaaattataCGACCCTATTCACGTTCTCTTGCGAGCCGTCCaaagaaaagattttcaaaattcaatggaTCGTTTTaccgaatt TGTGAAGCAAAATAATCTGCTGCCTGTGGGTACTGTACCATGGCCTCCTTATCGTATACCTGCGAAATGTAATCCGGCTTACGAAGATCCTCGTCGTATTCTGGAAACTCGCGTATTTCACTCCGTCGTTTGGATAATATTGTACAAAGCTGTGCATATGAGAAACGTATCCGAACACGTCATGTCATTAGCGGTGTATTTATTAGAAATGGCTTTAAGTATTTCTCCTCCGGCTAGTTCCAACTTCTCACAA GTGTGTTCGCAAAACACGACTAATTGGTTGGACGTTACAAATTTGGACTTGGCTACTTGGTTTTTATCGGATTGGCTATCGGCTAATCTTAGAACGACAATCAGATATGTAGTACTTCCTCCTTCGGATATTCATTCGGACATTCAACATTGTTTCGATCATTCAG ctgAATTAGAATGGAATCCATATCCGGAAGCCTACGAATTGAGTTCTGCTAGTCAGTCGCCTCTCAGACGTTTACTCGAAGAAACCATGTCTTCGGATTCAGAAATTGATCAAAGTACTGCTAGTACGTCATTAGTTTCTTCGA ATGTTAATGAAAGTGCTATTGCGTTACCATCATCTAGTCATCCGTACGGAATGTCGTATGATCTGGAATTAGCTCGTTCCGCTGTTGCTGTTGCTTCTGCTTATTCTGTACCTCAAGTTAGAG GGATTCAAGAATCTCAACCTTCTAGTTCTAGTGCATCGTCTTTAGCTAGCGATTTAATACCTGATATACAAAGATATCTGTTACCAGTTCTCAATCGAAATTCG GGTGCGCTTTTACAGAGCCGAAAAAGCGCTGTAGCTATCAGTACTACTTCCAGTTCGTCGAATTCTGATTCTAAAATATTCAACGCAAATGAAAGTATTATATCGTTGCTCTTGAAACTGCATTCTCACTTGTCCGGTCACACAGATTCGTTCAATCCGGAGAAGGCTAATTCCGATAATTTGGACTGTAGAATCGGCGACGGACCTGCTTTCATTGGAAAAGTACTCAAACGTATTATGTTATTGGATGATCACTGCag GGAAGAAGTTTTGCAATGTCGTCAAAGGTTATGGCCTCAAAGGCCTTTCAAAGACGACGGTGATAAAAAAGACTTGGAAGATAAggaaaaagagagaaaacgaATCGCTCGTGaaagacagaaaaaattaatcgaaactTTCGCTCATCAAAGAGAcgaatttcaaaagaaaaatattgacGCTACCG gagAAGATAAAATGGATTGGGAAGGTAGCGACGAACCGCAAGAAGTTGTCCAAAAAGAATACCATTGCGTTATTTGTGGCCAGTCTTCTCCTAGCAAAGAAGATAAACCAATGGGTCTAGTTGTCCTTGTTCAA GCTACGAGCATACTAGGTCATAAAAAGAAGATCAACGAAAGACCAGTACTTCCGGTATGTGACAAAGATAGAGCTAATTCGTCTCTTCGAGAAACTTTAGCtagtgattttgagaaaaaagtcgAAGAGCTGAATCGCGAATTTGATACG TGTTCATGGTGGCAATCGGTTAATCTCGGCTGGGAAGGTGGCATTCATGTTCAAACGTGCGGTCATCATCTGCATTTAGAATGTCTAACGTCGTATTTGCAATCGTTGCGAAATCAACAAAGAGTTGTCGTCGACAGGTTCGAattaaaaaa AGGAGAATACCTATGTCCGCTGTGTCGACAGCTAGCCAATAGCGTGCTGCCAATGCCACCGGATGTCGGTGAAAATGCTGCTGTGTCGTCTAGAACTGATCATATTCCGACGATTATTTCAGATATCGGTAATCTGATGATTGATATTGAGCATTCGAGTCATCTACAATGTTCGTCTAATTCT TCTTCGGCTTTAACCGAAGCCATTAAGAAATCTATGGGTGATATGACCAATTGCACTTATCCGAAATTTGTACAAAGATGTGATCCACAACAGGTCTCCACATTTTTCTTATTCGTGACTTCGATCGCGAGAACAAATCTGGAAATCGATATCGTTCAACGTGGAGGCTCGTTATTGAAACCAGAAGAACATAGTTCTACCAGAGAGAGCTCATCCTCACTGATCCCAAAAAGATCGTGTTTAA TGCCACTACTTCATGTACTAGCCACTCATGCACGTTTACTGGCTCATCCTCCGGTTTGGGAAACGTGGCAGCAATTAACCGGCGTTGTTTTCAAAGAGCATACGTCGCTGACGTTAAATTCCGATCATCGAAGTGTGCCATTGCTGTTACGTGATCCAGCAGCGTTACTAACTCAATTCGTATTACTTTTACCTTTGAATATGGATCAAA TGTATTTCACCGGTATCGTTAAACTACTGTATAATTTACTGTATTTCCAAGTAATGGCTCAATTGTCGTGCCATCTCAAGGAATCGGAACGTAATTATTTTCGCGCTACCGAATTAGACATGGCCGCtggaattttaatgaaagaattctcACTGGATCATGCGATGAAATTAACTATCGAATCTATGGACGCTGTGCACCTTTATCTAGAAGATGGCAACCTAACTAATATCGAAGAACCAGCTCGTAAAACTCTAGAATTACAA ATTCAAGAGTTATGTTTACCTTTTCTACGAGTAGCTTCGGTTCTTCGTCATCATATGTACAACGAACCGCTACCCGGTGTTTTGGTCGAAGCGGATGAATTCGTGCGACTAGTTTATTACTTAGAATTAGTGTCTTGTGGCATGGATAGGTCGAAATTCAATTCGGCCGTCGTGTTCACTTGGccgagtgaaaatttgaactttgttAATTTCTGGTTCGATCAATTTTCACATTACGTATCCCAGAATCAAGTATGGGCGCGTAATTTCTTATCCGAATTACATATATCTTGGAAACAACCGAGATTGCTCAAGTTACCGCGTAAATACGAAGTCATATTTCAG TATTATCATCAAAAACCTTGCAGTTATTGTCAACAGGTACCCCAAAAGGGCACTGTTTGTTTAGTATGTGGTACTCTAGTCTGTTTTAAGCAGAGCTGCTGCAGGCGAGAAAGAATCAACGAAACTATACAA CATTCGATCGACTGTGGTGCTGGTACGGCAATGTTTCTTGTGATAACCTCTTCCTCTGTGATTGTAGTACGAGGTAAAAGAGCTTGTATTTGGGGCTCTGTTTACTTAGACGTCTTCGGCGAGGAAGACAACGAATTAAA GCGTGGAAAGCCACTTTTCCTCAGCGAAGAACGATATAACTTGTTAGAACAACAATGGCTGTCGCATCGTTTCGACCACACGTCAAAAAAATGGATTATGCATAGAGACGGTTTGTAG